The Haloplanus salinarum genome includes a region encoding these proteins:
- a CDS encoding methyl-accepting chemotaxis protein — translation MFEAILNTISVGMAGTRTGTTDTDGQPQTEQQGNLSTTDGDEAVSSILNGLETPAIFVGTGGLIQNINKQASNLFDTTEAEAEGTEPSSLHDADSEATDFAAKVLRTEKEFQQVQEPIKINGTEIVSERTATPIYDGQDQLVGVLELNRDVSERVKEQNRKEALEDYQQRVLDDLQDKISRVGRGDLTIDPTVPEPNADFDEIQTVYNEFTEMNRELGYAVDSIQDLVDELQSLSDDIAETSQELGGTSEEVTSSIEQISASSTEVTEGAEDLAQKAEVASENVTELSSSIEEITATLQQIDSQSEEAASLAGDGVSDVSDAIAQIEEAVEAMNEIESAIDSLESQMENVGEITEVIEDIAEQTNLLALNANIEAARADQSGDGFAVVANEIKSLANESQESTANITQIIDEAREETAAVTERYETVNDEITSGVAAVEAVVDILNQIETGIEETSQGVAEASDAVESQAENAEEVSSVVEDTTAATEEITASMQEVASGIDQQSTAMDEVAEMAQALSARAETLEEKTSEFKVDTDQSASLSD, via the coding sequence ATGTTCGAAGCAATACTCAATACAATATCGGTTGGAATGGCTGGCACGCGAACAGGGACTACAGACACAGACGGGCAACCCCAAACCGAACAGCAAGGTAATCTCTCCACGACGGATGGAGACGAAGCTGTCTCTAGCATCCTCAATGGTCTTGAAACACCAGCTATTTTCGTTGGAACGGGTGGGTTGATACAGAATATCAACAAACAGGCGTCAAACCTATTTGACACGACTGAAGCGGAGGCGGAGGGAACGGAACCCAGTTCTCTTCATGATGCTGACAGTGAGGCAACGGACTTCGCAGCGAAGGTGCTCCGGACTGAGAAGGAGTTCCAGCAGGTGCAAGAACCGATCAAAATTAATGGTACTGAGATAGTCAGTGAACGGACGGCAACTCCGATATACGACGGGCAAGATCAACTCGTTGGTGTCCTTGAACTGAATCGCGATGTATCAGAGAGGGTGAAAGAACAAAACCGGAAAGAAGCCCTCGAAGACTATCAGCAACGAGTGCTTGACGACCTACAGGACAAAATCAGCAGAGTAGGCCGTGGAGACCTCACAATCGATCCAACTGTCCCAGAGCCAAATGCGGACTTCGACGAAATTCAGACGGTGTACAACGAGTTCACCGAGATGAACCGTGAACTCGGTTATGCCGTCGACAGTATCCAAGACCTTGTTGACGAACTACAGTCGCTGTCGGACGACATAGCGGAGACCAGCCAGGAACTCGGCGGGACGAGCGAGGAGGTCACATCGTCCATCGAACAGATTAGCGCATCTAGCACTGAAGTGACGGAAGGTGCGGAGGATCTGGCACAGAAAGCGGAGGTGGCTTCTGAGAATGTGACCGAACTCTCTTCATCGATCGAGGAAATAACAGCCACCCTGCAGCAGATCGACTCACAGTCTGAAGAAGCGGCCTCTCTCGCAGGCGACGGAGTGTCTGATGTTTCGGATGCAATCGCTCAAATCGAGGAAGCTGTCGAAGCGATGAATGAGATTGAATCAGCCATCGATTCGTTAGAATCCCAGATGGAAAATGTGGGGGAAATCACCGAAGTGATCGAAGATATTGCAGAACAAACGAACCTTCTGGCACTTAACGCGAATATCGAGGCCGCCCGAGCCGACCAATCTGGTGATGGGTTTGCGGTGGTTGCAAACGAAATAAAAAGTTTAGCTAATGAATCTCAAGAATCGACTGCGAATATTACACAGATTATTGACGAGGCGCGGGAAGAAACAGCAGCGGTTACTGAACGATACGAAACAGTCAACGACGAAATCACCAGTGGAGTGGCTGCAGTCGAAGCAGTGGTAGATATACTTAATCAAATTGAAACGGGGATCGAAGAAACCAGTCAGGGAGTTGCTGAAGCAAGTGACGCAGTCGAGAGCCAGGCAGAAAATGCCGAGGAAGTCAGTTCTGTTGTCGAAGACACTACTGCGGCGACTGAAGAGATTACGGCCTCAATGCAAGAAGTCGCCTCAGGTATCGATCAACAGTCTACAGCCATGGACGAGGTCGCTGAAATGGCACAGGCGCTGAGTGCGCGTGCTGAAACGCTTGAAGAAAAGACAAGCGAATTCAAAGTCGATACCGACCAATCGGCATCGCTCTCGGATTAA
- a CDS encoding PAS domain S-box protein: MSSVPSLTEVQEVFEALGPPGTPFTTTEVATRFECTDRTIYNRLETLVEDGVLETKKVGARGRVWWRPVEGDGENERNTEETYQKLFESINEGLCTIEVLFDADEQPVDYRFLETNPAFDELTGLRDAAGKRIRELDVDHNDYWIEKYGAVAQTGDPIQFTEYAEHLGEQWYEINAFRIGDPTEHIVGILFDDVTEGENAENAVDEGEKRLEALLEATTEGVYRISPDWSEIYQLAGENFIADDPPNTWQEYIPEDDRERVGKAIEEAIETQSPFELEHRITRADGTIGWVDSRAVPIVENGEIVEWVGTATDITERKEREQEIKTQREWREAVFNGSRDAVFISDSDAAFVDINDAATDLTGYDRKELLSMRIPDLHEETDMDAYREYNDRILAGESITTEAQLLRADGSKVHVEFDNKRIEIDGNVYMHTTARDVSKRKEQEAELRRHEMYLESMPDHVSLVDQNGIIRYDSPSVTKLLGYDSDERLGDSGFNYIHPDDRDRIKKRFHESVTGSATTELYEYRAKTKDGGWVWVESSARNLTDDPDVGGVIVSVRDITKRKEERRQRETLIDNLPGIAYRCRNEKGWPMDTVGGECEELTGYAQSAFESGKVSWGKDIIHPDDCDEVWETIQTSVQQNDAFETTYRIITRDGDQRWMWERGEPVSTTSGSDPVLEGFITDITEREQLEREQQQVIDRVNDGIFETDAEDRFVFVSDMGAELLNTPKTELLDEHIWDVFESARGTPFEEQYYKVMETREPTSFIEYYPELDKWFDAQVYPDDDGGIAVYFRDVTEREEREQARQRAEKRYQTLLDAAPDPIVAVDTECREVIEANQAAEDLFGLTKSDLIGRSGLSLHPAERNASYETFMATAIEEEEGRWRYLSDGSPIHAETSTGEHIPVEISVRTLELGEGAVAFGIFRDISEQLTHERRLKELNKSTRELLDSENISSVEQTAVETLDNLLNVSAVGFYHFYEKDSSLQPTTTIASRGSEQQSEYLPVVEAGVGAEWRAFSTGQTVAIDDFWARETEYESERAVRSEVVVPVADYGCLVVSDTQPAVFTDQEISLVKALGAAVKGALRSVEREERIRNQRRGLQQIESINKQIRDIAHAVVESESRTELEQTVCDRLLSSELVDFAWVGRVDFSEQQLSAHGQAGDNESYLDNIALGLEEGGGSEPSVQAARSRGVCSSSNVPENIHRDEWRSMALEQGFKSVQSIPLVSQETLYGVLSVYTKTSSGFPEGLQSVLGELGDLIAHAVVSIERKQAMYTQQTIELDLEIQDPTCFFGRLTDRVNSTIELDGIVPQSDRSTLVFIKVTDGSAEQVREAVKKQDEVRRSHLIKRTENDLLKAYLTKPSIPSVLSEQELKLKQLVADDSQCQVTVEVPQTVDAREAMARVTSHYENVQLLAKREASPTTDSSISSPRIIETLTDRQREVIDTAYRCGYFDSPRGASGKEVAELLDLSNATFHQHVRNAEKTVFEALLTADSSSFQHTSSSNVE, from the coding sequence AACTGTTCGAGTCGATCAACGAAGGACTCTGTACTATCGAAGTGTTGTTCGACGCTGACGAGCAGCCAGTCGACTATCGATTTCTCGAAACAAACCCCGCGTTCGATGAACTCACTGGCTTACGAGATGCAGCGGGCAAACGGATACGCGAGTTGGACGTAGACCACAATGACTACTGGATCGAAAAATACGGTGCTGTCGCACAGACGGGTGATCCCATTCAGTTCACAGAATATGCAGAGCATCTCGGTGAGCAGTGGTACGAGATCAATGCATTCCGGATTGGTGACCCGACAGAGCACATTGTTGGCATCCTATTTGATGATGTCACCGAAGGTGAAAATGCTGAGAACGCGGTAGATGAGGGTGAAAAACGGCTTGAAGCGTTGCTGGAAGCCACCACAGAGGGAGTCTATCGAATAAGCCCAGATTGGTCGGAAATATACCAACTCGCGGGAGAAAATTTCATCGCTGACGACCCTCCCAACACGTGGCAAGAGTATATTCCGGAAGATGACCGAGAGCGTGTCGGGAAGGCAATCGAGGAAGCGATCGAAACACAGAGCCCGTTCGAATTAGAACACCGCATTACCCGCGCCGATGGAACCATCGGGTGGGTAGATTCGAGGGCAGTACCGATAGTAGAGAACGGCGAGATCGTCGAGTGGGTCGGCACGGCGACGGATATCACCGAACGCAAGGAACGCGAACAAGAGATCAAAACGCAGCGTGAGTGGCGAGAAGCTGTGTTTAATGGAAGTCGCGACGCAGTGTTCATCTCTGATTCGGACGCAGCCTTTGTCGACATAAACGACGCCGCAACTGATCTCACCGGGTACGATCGTAAGGAACTGTTGTCGATGCGGATTCCGGATCTCCATGAGGAGACAGATATGGATGCCTACCGCGAGTACAACGACCGTATTCTCGCTGGCGAGTCAATAACTACTGAAGCGCAGTTATTGCGCGCCGACGGATCGAAAGTTCATGTCGAGTTTGATAACAAGCGTATCGAGATTGATGGAAATGTATATATGCACACTACTGCCCGTGATGTCTCCAAACGAAAAGAGCAGGAAGCAGAGCTTAGACGGCATGAAATGTATCTCGAAAGCATGCCAGACCATGTCAGTCTTGTCGATCAGAATGGAATCATCCGATACGATTCGCCCAGCGTCACTAAACTCCTCGGCTATGATTCCGACGAGCGACTCGGGGATTCGGGATTCAACTATATCCATCCCGACGACCGTGACCGGATTAAGAAAAGATTCCACGAGTCCGTTACTGGAAGTGCGACCACCGAATTATACGAATACCGCGCGAAGACAAAAGACGGTGGATGGGTTTGGGTCGAGAGTTCTGCCCGTAATCTTACCGACGATCCGGACGTCGGCGGTGTTATCGTGAGTGTGCGGGATATAACTAAACGCAAAGAAGAGCGACGGCAGCGCGAGACGCTTATTGACAACCTCCCCGGGATAGCCTATAGATGCCGGAACGAGAAGGGATGGCCGATGGACACTGTGGGAGGGGAATGCGAGGAACTTACCGGGTATGCCCAATCGGCTTTCGAGTCTGGCAAGGTGTCGTGGGGTAAGGACATCATCCACCCCGACGATTGCGACGAGGTATGGGAGACCATACAGACAAGTGTTCAGCAGAACGACGCCTTCGAGACAACATACCGAATCATCACGCGTGACGGCGACCAGCGGTGGATGTGGGAACGTGGGGAACCTGTCTCAACAACCTCGGGGAGCGACCCGGTACTTGAAGGATTCATCACAGATATTACCGAACGTGAGCAGCTAGAACGTGAGCAGCAACAGGTAATCGACCGGGTGAACGACGGAATCTTCGAGACGGACGCAGAAGACCGGTTTGTATTTGTCAGCGATATGGGCGCAGAACTATTGAATACGCCGAAGACGGAACTCCTTGACGAACACATCTGGGACGTGTTTGAGAGCGCACGTGGCACGCCCTTCGAAGAGCAATACTACAAGGTGATGGAGACACGCGAACCAACTTCCTTCATCGAGTATTATCCGGAGCTCGACAAGTGGTTCGACGCGCAAGTGTATCCAGACGACGATGGTGGAATTGCCGTCTACTTCCGTGACGTGACTGAACGTGAGGAACGGGAACAAGCACGGCAGCGAGCCGAAAAACGGTACCAGACGCTACTGGATGCGGCCCCGGATCCGATTGTCGCTGTCGATACCGAATGTAGAGAGGTCATCGAAGCGAATCAAGCAGCCGAAGATCTGTTCGGACTGACGAAATCGGACCTTATCGGCCGATCAGGGCTCTCTCTCCACCCGGCTGAAAGAAATGCGTCGTACGAGACGTTCATGGCAACCGCTATCGAAGAAGAAGAAGGAAGGTGGCGGTACCTATCTGATGGCTCTCCGATCCACGCCGAAACCAGTACAGGTGAACATATCCCTGTCGAAATCAGCGTTCGGACGCTCGAACTTGGTGAGGGAGCGGTTGCCTTCGGTATCTTCCGAGATATCAGCGAGCAACTCACACACGAACGCCGCTTGAAGGAACTCAACAAGTCAACCCGAGAGTTGCTTGACAGTGAAAACATATCGAGCGTCGAACAGACTGCGGTCGAGACCCTGGACAACTTGCTAAATGTCTCAGCCGTTGGCTTCTATCATTTTTATGAGAAAGACTCCTCACTTCAACCGACGACTACAATTGCCTCGAGGGGATCCGAGCAGCAGTCAGAATATCTTCCGGTAGTTGAAGCGGGTGTAGGTGCTGAGTGGCGTGCGTTTTCCACTGGCCAGACCGTAGCGATCGATGACTTCTGGGCACGCGAAACGGAGTACGAGTCAGAGCGGGCGGTTCGAAGCGAGGTTGTAGTGCCAGTTGCTGACTACGGTTGCCTTGTTGTGAGTGACACCCAGCCCGCGGTGTTCACCGATCAAGAGATTTCTCTTGTTAAGGCATTAGGAGCCGCAGTCAAGGGAGCACTGAGAAGTGTCGAACGTGAAGAACGAATCCGAAACCAGCGCCGTGGTCTTCAACAGATCGAATCGATAAACAAGCAGATTCGAGACATTGCTCACGCAGTCGTTGAGTCCGAATCGCGGACGGAACTTGAACAGACGGTTTGTGATCGCCTCCTCAGTTCCGAACTGGTGGACTTCGCTTGGGTCGGTCGCGTAGATTTCAGCGAACAACAGTTGTCTGCCCACGGTCAGGCCGGTGACAACGAAAGCTATCTTGACAACATTGCTCTTGGGTTAGAAGAGGGAGGCGGGTCTGAACCATCTGTACAGGCCGCACGCTCCCGCGGGGTGTGTAGTAGTTCGAATGTCCCTGAAAACATCCATCGCGACGAGTGGCGGAGCATGGCTCTCGAGCAAGGGTTCAAATCGGTGCAAAGTATTCCACTCGTCTCTCAGGAGACGCTCTATGGGGTACTCAGCGTGTATACAAAAACTTCATCGGGTTTCCCGGAGGGGCTGCAGTCGGTGCTTGGTGAACTAGGTGACCTGATCGCACACGCGGTTGTGTCGATAGAACGGAAACAAGCAATGTATACGCAGCAGACAATAGAGTTAGATCTCGAAATTCAGGATCCGACCTGTTTCTTTGGCCGGCTCACCGACAGAGTCAATTCGACTATCGAACTAGATGGGATCGTTCCGCAGTCTGATCGATCCACGCTTGTTTTCATCAAAGTTACTGATGGATCCGCGGAACAGGTCCGAGAAGCGGTGAAAAAACAAGATGAGGTCAGACGTAGCCACCTCATCAAAAGGACCGAAAACGATCTACTGAAAGCATATCTTACCAAACCGTCTATTCCATCAGTGTTGTCCGAACAGGAGCTCAAACTGAAACAACTGGTAGCGGACGACTCTCAGTGTCAGGTCACGGTGGAAGTTCCACAAACAGTCGATGCTCGGGAGGCGATGGCGCGAGTTACGTCTCACTACGAAAATGTACAGTTACTAGCCAAACGAGAAGCAAGTCCTACGACCGACTCAAGTATATCTTCGCCCAGAATCATTGAAACTCTCACCGACCGCCAGCGCGAAGTCATCGATACAGCCTACCGGTGTGGATACTTTGATTCACCACGAGGTGCCAGCGGCAAGGAAGTTGCAGAGTTGTTGGATCTCTCTAATGCGACGTTCCACCAACACGTCCGGAACGCAGAAAAGACCGTATTTGAGGCGCTGCTGACGGCTGACTCCTCTTCTTTTCAGCACACCAGTAGCTCAAACGTTGAGTGA